A portion of the Pseudorasbora parva isolate DD20220531a chromosome 1, ASM2467924v1, whole genome shotgun sequence genome contains these proteins:
- the polr2m gene encoding protein GRINL1A → MSAAWTARQGEVGDLRSKSKDELLEILSRQEKLLSNKRFIQSLPDKGKKIADFMEKVRLALGYLEEEERKQASLISLRTEFQAKYQQAFAKRSTDKHLDSNFDMIIQSNDGNEASVDIDEANIQKNGVLFGQEEFLTSQTKAAETLETAGGNAPASLMKDTELVEVFGRVTLSESNNGSNQSTIKTLPSSKPFVDNQHQKKPHYIEILEKTEKYVNMRKPRFKPNQLAVKSKSTSPSQASGSTTPLTAEARKQHERKHLDDVTAAKRPPMHHSPAQLLSLEESSDLLQEQTRRHLELQAKQAAQKLADGLSIRMESYNPEGGPLEAYREVHDDGAQLSSEED, encoded by the exons ATGTCGGCGGCGTGGACCGCGCGCCAGGGGGAAGTGGGTGATCTGAGAAGCAAAAGTAAAGATGAGCTCCTTGAGATACTCTCTCGACAAGAAAAGTTACTGTCTAATAA GAGATTTATTCAGAGCCTCCCAGATAAGGGAAAGAAGATTGCTGACTTTATGGAGAAAGTACGCCTTGCACTTGGATatctggaggaggaggagagaaaACAAGCAAGTTTAATCTCTCTCCGGACAGAGTTTCAGGCTAAATATCAGCAAGCCTTTGCCAAGCGAAGCACAGATAAGCATTTAGACTCAAATTTTGACATGATTATTCAATCCAATGATGGAAACGAAGCCAGTGTTGATATCGATGAGGCTAACATACAGAAAAATGGTGTTCTGTTTGGCCAAGAGGAGTTTTTGACATCCCAGACGAAGGCTGCTGAAACACTAGAAACAGCCGGTGGGAATGCACCAGCCTCACTGATGAAAGACACAGAGCTTGTGGAGGTGTTTGGAAGAGTAACACTTTCTGAAAGTAACAATGGCTCCAACCAAAGCACCATCAAAACCCTGCCTTCTAGTAAGCCCTTTGTGGATAATCAACATCAGAAGAAACCACATTACATAGAAATCCTGGAGAAGACAGAGAAATATGTGAATATGAGGAAGCCCAGATTCAAACCTAACCA GTTAGCTGTAAAATCGAAGTCTACATCACCTAGTCAGGCCTCTGGCAGCACCACACCACTTACTGCAGAGGCCAGAAAACAACATGAACGAAAACACCTGGATGATGTTACTGCGGCAAAGCGTCCACCCATGCACCACAGTCCTGCCCAGCTGCTGTCTTTAGAGGAATCATCTGACCTTTTGCAAGAGCAGACCAGAAGGCATCTG GAGTTGCAGGCCAAACAAGCTGCCCAGAAGCTGGCAGATGGTCTGAGTATCAGGATGGAGAGTTACAACCCAGAGGGAGGCCCACTGGAAGCCTACAGAGAGGTGCATGATGATGGGGCCCAGCTTTCCTCAGAGGAGGACTGA
- the serf2b gene encoding small EDRK-rich factor 2 encodes MTRGNQRELARQKNAKKQNDTTKGKRNEDGLSAAARKQRDAEIMQQKQKKANEKGDPKAK; translated from the exons ATGACGA GGGGAAATCAGCGTGAGCTTGCCCGTCAAAAGAATGCCAAGAAGCAAAATGACACTACCAAAGGGAAGAGAAATGAGGATGGCCTCTCTGCAGCTGCTCGTAAGCAAAG AGATGCTGAAATCATGCAGCAAAAGCAAAAAAAGGCAAATGAGAAAGGAGACCCTAAAGCCAAATAA
- the harbi2 gene encoding putative nuclease HARBI1, translating to MASPYLDNPVDIGAQLVQRALRRERVIRDKQNPLAFSDENLYERYRFSAEGMLYLCQLLEPHIKNPTRRSHATTVPQMICIALRFFASGTYLYEVGDAEKLSKNTVCRTIRRVVIALQRYLNSFVVFPGHLHTVAIKEGFSNIAGFPKVIGAIDCTHIPISTPIKEIEANYLNRKATHSLNVQITCDHQCMVTSLDARWPGSMHDNQIFEKSSLCLRFQEGLFDGLLVGDQTYACQSFLMTPYPDPETTPQQDFNMALSQTRFKMDMTLAILKARFNCLRDLRVSPERASQIVGACVVLHNIATIRKERVPDEYYLPTDDDVDPITLDHPAGRAVRDAITAEYFTHHSIKIN from the exons ATGGCTTCACCGTATCTGGATAATCCTGTAGATATCGGAGCCCAACTTGTACAAAGGGCTTTACGCAGAGAAAGAGTTATTAGAGATAAACAAAACCCATTAGCATTCTCTGACGAGAATTTATACGAGAGATACCGATTTTCGGCGGAGGGAATGTTGTATCTTTGTCAACTTCTTGAGCCCCATATTAAAAACCCGACGCGACGAAGCCACGCGACCACTGTCCCACAAATGATTTGTATTGCTTTGCGTTTCTTTGCGAGTGGTACATACCTGTATGAAGTGGGCGATGCCGAGAAGCTCAGCAAGAACACAGTTTGCCGAACAATTCGTAGGGTAGTTATAGCACTTCAGAGATATCTAAACTCTTTCGTTGTGTTCCCTGGTCACTTACACACTGTGGCCATAAAAGAGGGCTTTTCCAATATAGCTG GATTCCCTAAAGTTATTGGAGCAATAGATTGCACACACATTCCAATCTCGACTCCAATAAAAGAGATTGAGGCTAATTATCTTAACAGAAAGGCTACTCACAGCCTCAATGTTCAG ATTACTTGTGACCATCAGTGCATGGTCACAAGCCTGGATGCCAGATGGCCTGGCTCAATGCACGACAACCAGATTTTCGAGAAGTCGTCCTTATGCCTGCGCTTTCAGGAAG GGCTGTTTGATGGTCTGTTGGTGGGAGACCAGACTTACGCATGTCAGAGCTTTCTGATGACTCCCTACCCTGACCCTGAGACAACACCCCAGCAAGACTTTAACATGGCCCTTAGTCAAACCAGGTTCAAGATGGACATGACTCTTGCTATTTTAAAGGCACGATTTAACTGTCTTCGTGACCTGAGAGTGTCACCTGAGCGTGCATCTCAGATTGTGGGTGCATGTGTTGTCCTTCACAACATAGCCACTATAAGGAAGGAGCGAGTGCCAGATGAATATTATCTCCCCACTGATGATGATGTTGACCCCATTACTCTGGACCATCCAGCTGGCAGAGCTGTCAGAGATGCCATCACAGCAGAATATTTCACTCAccattcaataaaaataaactaa